Proteins encoded together in one Quercus lobata isolate SW786 chromosome 3, ValleyOak3.0 Primary Assembly, whole genome shotgun sequence window:
- the LOC115980030 gene encoding uncharacterized protein LOC115980030, with protein sequence MLKFLSRVRIEFNALDPRTASCMEFLAQCNASKAKESNPACQIQVKRRTDDHLPQITVTFVNGVEEVYDATSTPAQTIRTMILDKGQFLETEQMFREAGEAWPVFVPEEELRQHAPGTKPRKAEEKKQ encoded by the exons ATGCTGAAGTTCCTATCAAGGGTTCGGATCGAGTTCAATGCCTTGGACCCACGCACAGCCTCGTGCATGGAATTCTTGGCACAGTGCAACGCTTCCAAGGCCAAAGAGTCCAACCCTGCTTGTCAAATCCAAGTCAAACGCCGAACCGACGACCACCTTCCCCAAATCACCGTCACTTTTGTCAACGGAGTCGAAGAGGTTTACGATGCCACATCTACACCGGCCCAGACCATAAGGACTATGATTCTCGATAAGGGTCAGTTCCTCGAGACCGAGCAAATGTTCCGTGAAGCTGGTGAGGCTTGGCCTGTTTTTGTCCCCGAAGAGGAGCTCCGCCAGCACGCGCCTGGCACCAAG CCGAGGAAAGCAGAAGAGAAGAAGCAGTAA
- the LOC115980028 gene encoding ATP-dependent DNA helicase Q-like 1 translates to MDDYDLELEKTRLISLALDFGFDEESAKKCLDRMVQLYGEDGRDFITVEHCGDDFLAALAESMQDTEEWDDLQAIESEACGTLNNLFDKDVLNSPEVDNDGNGRNYINVIDDSPEKHPNFMELDSSSDSEDLDFGIRKEKNVKSTPSFTDWSSPVLNEGSSKTSSKSVDCRSSITQGSIPSVSHKKHCSQTSKVEHETLSYEVLQALDDFELANVVIFGNRTFRPLQHQACKAAVAKRDCFILMPTGGGKSLCYQLPATLQPGVTVVVSPLLSLIQDQIITLNLKYGIPATFLNSQQTASQAAAVLQELRKDKPSCKLLYVTPERIAGNLSFLEILKCLRRKGQLAGFVVDEAHCVSQWGHDFRPDYRGLGCLKQNFPDVPVMALTATATHSVREDIMKALRIPRALVLERSFDRPNLKYEVIGKTKEPLKQLGQLLMDRFKNQSGIVYCLSKSECAEVSKFLNEKCKIKTEYYHAGLAPRQRVAVQKKWHTGEVHIVCATIAFGMGIDKPDVRFVIHNTMSKSIESYYQESGRAGRDDHPAVCIALYQKKDFSRVVCMLRNGLKYKKESFKTAMTQAQKMQQYCELKADCRRQALLNHFGESFDRKACKYGSNPCDNCLKTSS, encoded by the exons ATGGACGACTACGATTTGGAATTGGAGAAAACTCGGTTGATAAGCTTGGCTCTTGATTTTGGGTTCGATGAAGAATCAGCAAAGAAGTGCTTGGATCGTATGGTTCAACTCTATG GTGAAGATGGCCGTGATTTTATCACTGTGGAGCACTGTGGTGATGATTTCCTTGCGGCCTTAGCTGAATCAATGCAAGACACTGAGGAATGGGACGATTTACAAGCCATTGAGTCAGAAGCTTGTGGAACTTTGAATAACTTGTTTGACAAAGATGTTCTCAATAGTCCTGAAGTGGATAATGATGGCAATGGAAGAAACTACATCAATGTTATAGATGATTCACCCGAAAAGCATCCAAATTTTATGGAGTTGGATTCTTCGAGTGACAGTGAAGACTTAGACTTTGGAATtcgaaaggaaaaaaatgtcaaatctACCCCTTCTTTTACTGATTGGAGCAGTCCTGTTCTCAACGAAGGTTCAAGTAAAACTTCTTCAAAATCTGTG GATTGTAGGAGCAGCATCACTCAAGGTTCAATCCCATCAGTTTCTCATAAAAAACATTGCTCCCAAACATCAAAAGTGGAACATGAGACTCTCAGTTATGAAGTATTACAGGCTTTGGATGATTTTGAATTGGCAAATGTCGTAATTTTTGGTAACAGGACATTCCGCCCATTGCAGCATCAGGCTTGTAAAGCAGCTGTAGCAAAGAGAGATTGCTTTATTCTTATGCCTACTGGAGGTGGTAAAAGTCTATGTTACCAG CTTCCAGCAACTCTGCAACCAGGTGTTACGGTTGTTGTTTCTCCCTTACTTTCCCTCATTCAGGATCAAATAATTACTCTGAACCTCAAGTATGGAATACCAGCAACTTTTTTAAATTCTCAAcaaactgcttcccaagcagcAGCTGTCCTCCAAGAGCTAAG gaaAGATAAACCATCATGCAAGCTCTTATATGTAACTCCTGAGAGGATTGCTGGGAACTTATCATTTCTTGAGATTCTCAAATGCCTGCGTCGGAAG GGACAACTAGCAGGTTTTGTTGTTGATGAAGCACACTGTGTAAG TCAATGGGGACATGATTTTCGTCCAGATTACCGGGGGTTAGGATGTCTTAAGCAGAATTTCCCAGATGTCCCTGTGATGGCATTGACTGCCACAGCAACCCATTCAGTTCGTGAG GACATAATGAAAGCTTTAAGAATCCCTCGCGCTCTGGTTCTTGAAAGGAGCTTTGATAGACCCAACTTGAAGTACGAAGTTATTGGAAAGACCAAGGAGCCATTGAAGCAGCTTGGACAACTACTAATGGATCGCTTCAAGAATCAGTCTGGAATTGTGTACTGCCTTTCAAAAAGTGAATGTGCTGAGGTTTCAAAGTTCTTAAATGAGAAATGTAAGATTAAGACAGAATATTACCATGCTGGTTTGGCACCTCGCCAGAGAGTTGCTGTTCAAAAGAAGTGGCACACGGGAGAGGTCCATATTGTATGTGCTACCATAGCTTTTGGAATGGGAATAGACAAACCAGATGTT CGATTTGTCATCCACAATACAATGTCCAAATCGATTGAAAGCTACTATCAAGAATCAGGTAGGGCAGGAAGAGATGATCACCCTGCAGTATGCATTGCTCTATATCAGAAGAAGGATTTTAGTCGGGTTGTGTGTATGTTACGGAATGGgcttaaatacaaaaaagaaagctttaAGACAGCAATGACTCAAGCTCAGAAAATGCAACAGTATTGTGAACTGAAG GCTGACTGTCGGAGACAAGCCTTACTCAATCACTTTGGAGAGTCTTTTGACCGGAAAGCCTGCAAATATGGTTCTAATCCTTGTGATAACTGTCTCAAGACTTCCTCGTGA